The following DNA comes from Petrotoga sp. 9PW.55.5.1.
AGAACTTATCTTAGAAAATTGGAAACCAATAATCCGGGAATATTAAGAAAAATTTTAGTAAATTTAGACCCGGAAAGGGCTTTAAAAATTCACCCAAACGATATTAAAAGAATTATTAGAGCCCTGGAAATATTCATAATAACGGGCAACAAAATGGGTGACGTTATTAAAGTAAATCAGGAAAATAAGAAAACATATGATTATATAATATTTATAATAGACAGAAACAGAGAGGAACTGCACCAAAGAATAAACAGTAGAGTTGAGAAAATGTTAGAAATAGGGTTAATAGATGAAACTAAAGAAATTTTAAATTTTGGATATTCACCAAATCTAAACGCTTTAAATACTATAGGTTATAAAGAAGTGATACAATATTTACACAGACAAATTGATTATGAGAGTATGGTTCACAAAATAAAAGTAAACACTCGAAATTATGCCAGAAGGCAAATAATTTATTTTAGAAAGATAAAAGATAAAAAATGGATTAATATTTCTGAAACCGACTACGAAAATCTATATAATATAATAAGAAATAGATTTCTTTAATAATATTATACGAGGGGTGATAGTATGTCAGAAAAATTCAATTTACAAGATCGTTTTCTAAACATTCTTAGAATAAATAAGATCGAAGTAAAAATTTATTTGGAGGGGGGATTTCAAACTAGTGGAGTAGTTAGATCATTTGATGATTATACTATACTTTTAGAAAAAAGTGGTGAACAATCATTGGTCTATAAGCATGCTGTAAAGATGATGGTTCCTTCTAAATATATAAAACTGTTTCAAGATCAGCCTTCAAAAGAAGCTTGAGGCTTAGGATAACTTATATTATTTTTATTAAGTAATTATTCGGAGGTAATGAATTTGAAAAAATTTATCCTAATAAATTTTTATATTTTTGTAGTTGCAGTTTTAATGATTTCACAATTATTTGAACCACCAATAAAAAATTCGTATATAACATCATCATTTGGAGAATATAGAAACACAGGTCCAAATTCTCACTTTCATTTGGGAACCGATTTTTCTACATTTAATAGAAAAGGTGAACCAGTTTATGCAGGAGCAAGTGGTTCTGTTTATAAGGTTTGGATTAACGATCCATTATACGGTAACGCTGTTTTTTTGTATCATGAAAGTTCAGATTTAATTAGTAATTATGCTCATTTATCAACTTTCTCACAGAAGATTTCTAAATATACACAACTAGTACAAAATGAATTTGGAAATCAGAGAATTGAAATAATATTTCCCAAAGGAGAGATACCAGTTACTGTAAATGAAGTTATCGCTTATTCTGGCGATACAGGAGAAGCATTAGCTCCTCACTTACATTTTGAAATATTAAAGGAAATTTCGGAGGAATTAATTCATTATGATCCCCTAGAATTTCTTGATTATCAAGAAACTAGAAGTAAATCCTTAGAATTGATAAGAATTAGATCTGCTAATAAATATTTTGAAATAAATGAAAATGGAGATACGTTAGTAGAATACACAGGCTTTTTCCCTAGAATAGAAGTACACGTTAGAGAAAAATTAGGAGATAATTCAACAATTTTACCCAAAAAAGTTTCCCTTTATATCAATAATATTTTAACCTTCAAACTAGATTTCAGCAAAATTAAGGAAGAAGAAGCATACTCAGCAGATATTGTTTATGGATACGGCTCAACTCATAGTGTTTATTGGTTGAAAATGTATTCAGATGAAAATTTAACTCCTATTGTTGTTAATGATTTTTCGGCCTTTTCCAATCTTAATTCTCCACTTTGAACGGGAAAATAGTGTTAGAGGATATTTGGGGAAATGAAAAAAGTTATAACTTAAAATTCATAAAACAATAATAATTTTTGTTTTACATTTTAAATATTAACATTGGATAATGTTTATTCACTTGAAGGATAGTTTTTTTTTGATATAATTTAACTCGTGGTATTTTACAATGTTCTATATATATATGCCTAATCGATTTAATAATCAATATATCATCTCCAATAAAATCCGAAGGAGGAAAAAGTGTGAAAAGAAAGCTTTTTACCAGTGAAAGTGTTACAGAAGGACATCCTGACAAAATATGTGATCAGGTCTCAGATGCTGTACTAGATTCTATACTAGAGAAAGAATCAGAAGATAATAGAATAAATGCAAGATGTGCTGTAGAAACTTTAGTAACTAGAGGTTTGGTTGTAGTAACTGGAGAAGTAAGAACAACCGCTTACATAGATGTACCTACTTTAGTTAGAAATACTATTTTAGATATTGGTTATAACAGGGCTAAGTTTGGATTTGATGGAGAAACTTGCGCCGTCGTTACTTCAATCGAAGAACAATCCCCAGACATAGCTTTAGGAGTGGATAAATCTTTAGAAGTGAAATCTAAAGAAAAAGATCAAGACCCATATGAAAAAATAGGAGCTGGAGATCAAGGTATAATGTTTGGTTATGCAACCAACGAAACTGATGTTTATATGCCTTTACCCATAGTTCTGGCTCACCGATTATCTAAGAAATTGACAGATGTTAGAAAATCAAACGAATTGGAATTTTTGAGGCCAGATGGAAAAACTCAGGTTACAGTAGAATATGATGAAAATAATAATCCAATTGCTATAGAAACTGTTCTCATTTCAACACAACACTCTCCTGAAATTTCTAGGAATGAGTTAGAAGAAACTATAAAAAAATACGTTATTGAACCCGTTATACCTGAAAATCTAATGACAAAGCATACAAAAATTCTTATTAATCCTACCGGAAGGTTTGTAATTGGTGGACCTCAGGCAGACACTGGTTTAACTGGAAGAAAGATAATCGTTGATACTTATGGAGGTTGGGCTCCACACGGTGGAGGTGCTTTCTCAGGCAAAGATCCAACCAAAGTCGACAGATCAGCGACTTATATGGCAAGATACGTAGCCAAAAATCTTGTAGCAAGTGGTGCAGCTGATGAAGTATTAATTCAGCTTTCTTATGCTATAGGTGTTGCGGAACCAGTATCTATTAACATCGACACCAAAGGCACTGCGAAAGTAGATGAAGAAAAACTATATAAAATTGTTAGAGAAATATTTGATTTTCGACCCGCAGCTATCATTGAAAAACTCAATCTTTTACAGCCTATATACAAAAAAACTGCTGCTTATGGCCATTTTGGCAGGAATGATATAGAGTTCCCTTGGGAAAGGTTAGACAAGGTAAGGGAGTTAAAAGTTGCTTTAGGTTTATAGTATTAAGAAAATAATATTTATTCATATAAAAAAAATAGAGGAGGAATCAAAAATTGCCAAATAAAAAATCTGCTGAAAAAAGGGTAAAACAATCTGCAAAAAGAAGGCAAAGAAACAAAGGGTATCAAAAAAGGATAAAAGAAATTTCTAAAGAAATTGAAAAAAAGATTAAAGAAAATGCAGAAAGAGAAGAACTTCTTCAATTGCTAAGTAAAGCATTCAAAGTAATAGACACAGCTAAATCAAATGGAGCTGTTCATAGAAACTATGCCGCAAGGAAAAAATCCAAACTACATTTCAAGGTAAAAAAGTATTTGGGTGAAGTGTTAGAAGAAGAAGTTTCAGCCGCTGAATAATTTGGTAAGAAAAAAAATAGGAGAATTACCCCTATTTTTTGGAGGAATATGGAATTGAATTCTTTTTTAGGAAAATATCAAGTCTACCCAAATAAAATAGACGAATATCCTATACTATGGAACAAATTTTTTTCAAACGATAAAAAGTTGGTTGTAGAAATTGGTTTTGGCGGTGGAGAATTTTTAGTAGAACTAGCAAAAGCTAAACAAGATTTCAACTACATAGGAATTGAAAATTCATTAACTTCTTGCCATAAAATTCAAAAAAAAATATATAGAAATAATCTAGATAATGTTAGAATAATTTTTGAAGATGCAAAGTTTGCTTTAAGAGAATTTTTTGAAGATGATTCTGTAAATAAAGTGATAGTTAATTTTCCCTGTCCGTGGCCAAAGAGAAAACATAAAAAACGAAGACTTTTTGATGATAATTTTATAAAAACATTGTCTTGCGTACTAGAAAAAGGCGGAGAATTTATTCTAACAACTGATGTTCTTAGGTATGCAACTCAAGTTAAGTTTGATTTTGAAAGCGACGGATCTTTTAAAACAAGTGAAATAGTTGAAGATTTTCAACTTCCCTTCAAGACAAAATACCAAAATAAATGGGAAAAAGAAGGAAGGAAAAAATATTTATTTAAGGCTGTTAAAAGCAATAGAAAAGAAATTAAAAGGTTTTTAAGAGGAGCAAATAATTTGCCACATAAAAAAATATCCAATCCAGATTTTACAAAATTAAAGACTCTAGTTGGTTTAAAGAGCACATTAGATAATTCAACTTTTATTATAAAAGATTTATATACAAAAGTGAATAATCCTGAATATTTATTAAAAGTTTTTTCTGATGATGAAGGATTTGAACAAAGTTATTTTATCTCTATTGTTAAAACTAACAATGAATGGTTAGTGAAACTTGATGATATAATAAAAGTATACAGAACACCAGCAGTAAAAGAATCAGTGCAATTTATAGCCCAGGAGATAGAAACTGATGTCTAAAATCACGGTTTTAGGTGCTGGGAGTTGGGGAACAGCTATAACAAAACATTTAAATGAAAATGGCCATACAATAACTGTGTGGGATAGAGATGAAGATGTCCTCAAAGATATAAAAAAGGGTAAAAATTCACGATATTTAGCTAACGTAGAAATAAAAACAGAAAGGATTATAGTTGAATCTAATATAAATCAAAGTTTAAAGGAAGCAGAAATTATAGTATTGGCAATACCCGTCCAATTTATAAGAAATATCTTGAAAATAATAGATGCAAATAATATTAAAAAAGATGCGATCTTTGTCAATTTAGCAAAAGGAATAGAAATAGAAAATCTAAAAACTCCAAGTGAAATATTTTATGAATACTTTCCTGATTTCAAGTATTGTACTATAAGTGGCCCTAGTCACGCAGAAGAAGTTGCTGAAAATGTTCCTACATCGGTCGTAGTTGCTGGCAAAGACAAAAGTGTTAACCAATTTTTACAACGTATTTTTAGCAATAGAACCTTTAGAGTTTATTCCAATAACGATTTAAAAGGCGTTGAAATAAGTGGAGCCCTAAAGAATATATATGCAATTGGCGCAGGTATTATTGATGGCTTAGGTAAATGGGATAATACCAAGGCGGCTCTTATTACTCGTTCTTTAGTAGAAATTATTCGATATGCTTCTTATTATGGAGGCAAAAAAGAAACGTTTATGGGATTAGCAGGAATTGGCGATTTAGTCGTCACTTGTACAAGTCCTCATAGCAGAAATAGATATGTGGGAGAGATGTTGGAAAAAGGTAAAAAATTACAGGATATATTGAATAAGATGCCCATGGTAGCCGAAGGAGTTTATACTGCTAAAGCGGTTTATAATGATGCAAAATCAAGAGGAATTGATATGCCAATTGCTTTCAAAATTTATGAAACATTATATACAGATTTAGAACCTAAAAAGGCAATTTATGATTTGATGACTAGAGATTTAAAATCTGAATTTTATTGAATTAAATACATAAGGAGGAGTTTAAATGCAGGTTTCTTTAGATCAATTGTTACAGATGTTAATGGCTCGATTAGAAAGTTTGGAAATGTCAGTTGAGGACTTGAAATTTAGAACTAATATATCTTTAAGAATGTTGAGAAAGAATGATAACTTAGATTTAGAAAAGGTAAAACAAGTGGTTAAAGAGGAATTAGAAGCATTAAATCAACTTAGCGAAGAAGAGATGGACATCAGTGAAGATAGAATAGATGAAATTGCTAAAGGCATTGTTCAATGGATTGATAATGATTTAGAAGAACTAAAAGATAGACTGTCTGATTACCAAGAGAAGTTGAAGCAATTATTGGAAGAGGAAGAAGCAGGCAATAATATAAGTATCGCCTCTCCCGAACTCTTAAAACAGTTGGAAAAAACCCATTTAAACAATAAACGAGGAAAAAGCGGCGGTAATAAAGATAATATAATTATTCCTTAAATCTAGCCCTAAAAACCGGCAAAAGAGTTGCTGGTTTTTATTTTTTATAGTATATCTCAAAATTATCGAATTTTTCTTGATGGGCAAAATTTTCTTAAGAGGCATAAAGAACATTTGGGAGAAATGGGTCTACAAATTTCTTGCCCAAAATTTACCATTGATCCATTAATTGGTCCCCAGAGTTTTTTAGGCAGAATTTTCATTAATTCAAATTCCGTTTTTTCAGGAGTTTTTGTTTTAACCCACCCCAACCTGTTAGAGATTCTATGAACATGGGTATCAACAGCAAGTGCAGCTATCCCAAAAGACACATTCAAAACAATATTTGCTGTTTTCCTTCCAACACCGGGAAGGTTTAATAAATCTTCTAATGTATTCGGAACCTTTCCTGAATATTCATGTACTATAATTTTTGAAAGCTCAATAATCCTTTGAGATTTTTGTTTATACATACCAGCAGGTTTAATCAGATCGTAAATATCTTGAGGGCTTAATTTGGAAATTTCAAAAACATTTGTGTATTTGGAAAAAAGATTAAGTGAAGCCTTTATAGTGTTCACATCTTTTGTTCTTTGAGATAGTATAGTCTGAACAAGAACTTTGTACGGATCTTTTTCTGAAATAACTCGTGGAAAGTTTTCTATAATTAGTTTTGCCTCGTTTTCAATATTTCTTTCCATAAATATACCCCTTTATTTGATTTATATATTATTATATATTAAAATATACTTATATTGTAATTTATTATTTTATTTTAAAACGTTAATACTATAAAATGTGATAAAATATATTGAAACAAATTCTTTTCTTTGGAGTTGAACTTTTTGAAAGTTTCTATAATTGCTACTGGAAATGAACTTACTGAAGGTCTTATACTAGATAGAAATTCTAAATATATAGCAGAAAAACTAAAGGATCTTGGTTATGATACTATAAAAATTTCAAATATAAAAGATGATTTGAGCCTGATAAACTTAACTATCCTTGAATCCTTACAGATTTCTTATATAATATTAGTTACTGGAGGTTTAGGACCTACTCAAGATGATTTAACAGTACAAGCCCTTTCTGAATCTTTAAATATACCAACTTTTTTTGATGAAGGTATTTATAAAAGTATTCAAGATTATTATTATAAAAAAACAAAAAAAGATTTGGATATCTTAAAAAAACAAAGCTATGTTTTAAAGGGTGCAAAAATCCTTAATAACCCTATTGGAAGTGCTCCGGGCCAAAAAATAGATTACAAAGGTAAAATAATTTATTTGCTTCCAGGTCCTTTTAATGAAATGAAATCGATATTTGATATCTCCATATACCCAGAATTAAAAAATATTGCGAAGAAAGAATTTAAAGAGTATGCCCTCTATTTTTATGGGTTAACTGAGGCTGAATTTATGGATCAAGTTTCAAGTCTTTTAGAAAACATTGATTATTCCACAAAAATAGAAGAATATGTAGGACCAAGCTTAAGAATTAGGATAAACAAGAATGAAGATAGAGAAAATATAAAAAATGAGATAATATCAAGATTTCAAAAATATTATATAGGTTCTAAAAAATTAGAGATTCAAGTTTTTGAAGAATTATTAAAATCATCCAAAACTATTTCCTTTGCTGAATCATGCACAGGAGGAATGATTTCCAGTACTTTAGTTGCTAATTCTGGTTCCTCGAAAGTTTTTAAAGGCTCTGTAATTGCTTACTCAAACGAATTAAAAACTAAATTATTGGCTGTTCAAAAAGAAACCCTCCAAATAAAAGGGGCTGTGAGTGAAGAAACATCAAAGGAAATGGCTTATGGTTTGAAAAGTTTAATAAATAATTGTGATATTTATGTTTCTGTAACTGGGATTGCTGGGCCAGAAGGTGGAACATCTGAAAAACCAGTAGGGACTGTTTGCTTTGGTTTTTTGCATCATAACGAATTTTTCTCTTTAAAAAAAGTATTTTCTGGAGATAGAGAAGATATAAGGAAAAGGGCTACTTACTTTGCTTTATGGAATGTTTTGAAAATAATTAGAAATGAGAACTTAGCTTAGTTTTTAATAGGAGGGGGTAGAAATGTCTAATTATGATGTTTATTTGAACGTTTTTCTTGAGGAGTCCAAAGAAAATATTCAAGAACTTAATGACCTCTTACTCGAACTAGAAAAAAATAGAGAAGATTCAGAAATACTTAATAATATTTTTAGAATAGTTCATACACTCAAGGGTATGGCGGGTACAATGGAATTTAATTCTTTAGCAAAATTCTCGCATAAATTAGAAAACATTTTTGACCTATTAAGAAATAAGAAAATTGACCTCACGAATCATTTGATGGATTTTTTATTTAAGGCAGCTGATGCTCTAGAAGAAAGTATAAATAACATCGCAGATGGTGGAGATGGAGAAGTCCTAGAAATAAAAGAATTATTCCATCTAATTGATAATTTCGTTGATTCGACTACTTCAAAAGATAATTTAGAAAAATCAAAAGCTACATCTAATGAAAATTTTAATGAAAATAATAATGAAATTTATTCAAAAATAGACAATGAAACTATGGAAGTATTAAAGAAAGTATATAATAAGGCTAAAAATGAAAATTTGAACTTTTTATTATTAAAGATCATTTTAGTTGACGATGTACAATTAAAGCAGGCAAGAGCTTATGCTATTTACCATAAATTAGAGGAAAACGGCTGCGAAATAGTATATTCTTACCCTCATACCGAAGACATTGAAAAAGAGAACTTTGATAAAGAGTTAATCTATGGTGTTGTAACTTCTAAAGGTTTGAACGAAATTGCAGAGTTAATAAAAAAAGTTGCAGAGGTAGATTCTGTATATATCGACGAGTTTTCAACAATGAATTTCGAATTGTCCCAAAAAAGAAAAGAGGAAGAAAATGAAAAAAAATTAATTGAAGAAAAGAAAGAAGTAAAACTCTCAAAAACTATCCGTGTTGATATAAATAAACTTGATGAATTAATGAACTTAATGGCAGAACTTGTTATAGCTAGAAGTAGAATCATAGAAACTTTAAATAAATACGACGTGAAAGACGTAGATGAAAGTTTAACTCAACTTTCAAGAATAACTTTGGATCTTCAAAATGTAGTGATGAAGATTAGAATGGTACCAATTGCATTCGTTTTTAACAGATTCCCAAGATTAGTAAGGGATTTAGCAAAAGATTTAGGAAAGAAAATTAATTTCATAATTCAAGGTGAAGAAACAGAATTAGATAGAACTGTTGTCGATGAAATAGGAGACCCACTTATTCATTTATTAAGAAACTCCATAGACCATGGCATAGAAGGCCCTCATGAAAGAATTTCAAAAGGGAAACCTGAAACCGGACTTTTAAGATTATCAGCAAGACATGAAGGTAACGGTGTAGTTATAGAAATAGAAGATGACGGTCGAGGTTTAGATAAAGAGGCTATTATAAGAAAAGCAATAGAAAAAGGGCTTTTAAACTCTTCAGAATCTTCAAAGTTAAATGATGAAGAAATATATAATTTTATATTTCTTCCGGGATTTTCCACTAAAATAAAGTCAACAGAACTCTCGGGCAGAGGGGTGGGAATGGATGTTGTAAAGAATACTATTGAAAATTTGAAAGGAACTATATCTTTAGAAACGAAAAAAGATAAAGGAACAAAAATAAGTATAAGATTACCTCTTACTTTGGCTATAATTGAGGCTCTTTTGACTACCGTAAACGATGACGTATACGCCATTCCAATTGCAAACATTGATACAACTCAAAGAATAACTGACGGAGAATTAAAGACAGTTCAAGGCCAGGAGGTCTTTTTATTAAGAGGAGAGGTTATGCCTGTTGTGCGCTTAAGAAATCTATTTGGTTATCAACTACAAGAGGAAGATTCAAAAGAACATATCGTTATTATAAAAATAGGAAACAAAAAATATGGGGTCGTTGTTGACAGACTATTAGGACAAGATGATATAGTTATTAAATCATTAGGTAGTTTGTTGAATAATGTGAAAGAGTTTAGTGGAGGGGCAATATTAGGTGATGGTAGGATCGCTTTAATCCTAGATGTTGCTTCGTTACTTTAATATAGATTCATTAAAAAAGGGGGAGTGTAAATATGGAAGATGTTCTTTCTTTCAAAATTATTAACCAAGAATATGCTTTACCAATAGAAAACATTGAAAGTGTCGTTGATATGGCTGATATCACCCCTGTACCAAATTCAGAATATTTTATCGTTGGTTTAATTAATCTGAGAGGTAGAATCGTTCCTGTTATAGATTTAGCAAGAATTTTAGAGTTAAATGTTGGAGAGGAACATACTTTTGAGAATATCCTAATTTTAAATATCAACAACGAGGAAGTCGGCATGTTAGTCGATGAGGTTGAAAATGTTATATCTATTGATCCTAACAAGTTAGAAAAAATACAATCGAAAAAGGACATATATTCAGAAAAAGTTAAAGGAGTCATTAAGATACAAAGTAGATTAATTGTATAC
Coding sequences within:
- the miaA gene encoding tRNA (adenosine(37)-N6)-dimethylallyltransferase MiaA, with the protein product MNKVLIIAGPTAVGKTEISIELAQKINGEIICMDSRQIYKQLNIGTARPSEEEEISVPHHLFGVIDIQDHFTAFDYKFLAERKISEVLSRNRIPILVGGTGLYIDALKKGFLNVKSDYGLRTYLRKLETNNPGILRKILVNLDPERALKIHPNDIKRIIRALEIFIITGNKMGDVIKVNQENKKTYDYIIFIIDRNREELHQRINSRVEKMLEIGLIDETKEILNFGYSPNLNALNTIGYKEVIQYLHRQIDYESMVHKIKVNTRNYARRQIIYFRKIKDKKWINISETDYENLYNIIRNRFL
- a CDS encoding chemotaxis protein CheA yields the protein MSNYDVYLNVFLEESKENIQELNDLLLELEKNREDSEILNNIFRIVHTLKGMAGTMEFNSLAKFSHKLENIFDLLRNKKIDLTNHLMDFLFKAADALEESINNIADGGDGEVLEIKELFHLIDNFVDSTTSKDNLEKSKATSNENFNENNNEIYSKIDNETMEVLKKVYNKAKNENLNFLLLKIILVDDVQLKQARAYAIYHKLEENGCEIVYSYPHTEDIEKENFDKELIYGVVTSKGLNEIAELIKKVAEVDSVYIDEFSTMNFELSQKRKEEENEKKLIEEKKEVKLSKTIRVDINKLDELMNLMAELVIARSRIIETLNKYDVKDVDESLTQLSRITLDLQNVVMKIRMVPIAFVFNRFPRLVRDLAKDLGKKINFIIQGEETELDRTVVDEIGDPLIHLLRNSIDHGIEGPHERISKGKPETGLLRLSARHEGNGVVIEIEDDGRGLDKEAIIRKAIEKGLLNSSESSKLNDEEIYNFIFLPGFSTKIKSTELSGRGVGMDVVKNTIENLKGTISLETKKDKGTKISIRLPLTLAIIEALLTTVNDDVYAIPIANIDTTQRITDGELKTVQGQEVFLLRGEVMPVVRLRNLFGYQLQEEDSKEHIVIIKIGNKKYGVVVDRLLGQDDIVIKSLGSLLNNVKEFSGGAILGDGRIALILDVASLL
- the hfq gene encoding RNA chaperone Hfq — protein: MSEKFNLQDRFLNILRINKIEVKIYLEGGFQTSGVVRSFDDYTILLEKSGEQSLVYKHAVKMMVPSKYIKLFQDQPSKEA
- the metK gene encoding methionine adenosyltransferase, whose amino-acid sequence is MKRKLFTSESVTEGHPDKICDQVSDAVLDSILEKESEDNRINARCAVETLVTRGLVVVTGEVRTTAYIDVPTLVRNTILDIGYNRAKFGFDGETCAVVTSIEEQSPDIALGVDKSLEVKSKEKDQDPYEKIGAGDQGIMFGYATNETDVYMPLPIVLAHRLSKKLTDVRKSNELEFLRPDGKTQVTVEYDENNNPIAIETVLISTQHSPEISRNELEETIKKYVIEPVIPENLMTKHTKILINPTGRFVIGGPQADTGLTGRKIIVDTYGGWAPHGGGAFSGKDPTKVDRSATYMARYVAKNLVASGAADEVLIQLSYAIGVAEPVSINIDTKGTAKVDEEKLYKIVREIFDFRPAAIIEKLNLLQPIYKKTAAYGHFGRNDIEFPWERLDKVRELKVALGL
- the trmB gene encoding tRNA (guanosine(46)-N7)-methyltransferase TrmB — protein: MNSFLGKYQVYPNKIDEYPILWNKFFSNDKKLVVEIGFGGGEFLVELAKAKQDFNYIGIENSLTSCHKIQKKIYRNNLDNVRIIFEDAKFALREFFEDDSVNKVIVNFPCPWPKRKHKKRRLFDDNFIKTLSCVLEKGGEFILTTDVLRYATQVKFDFESDGSFKTSEIVEDFQLPFKTKYQNKWEKEGRKKYLFKAVKSNRKEIKRFLRGANNLPHKKISNPDFTKLKTLVGLKSTLDNSTFIIKDLYTKVNNPEYLLKVFSDDEGFEQSYFISIVKTNNEWLVKLDDIIKVYRTPAVKESVQFIAQEIETDV
- the nth gene encoding endonuclease III produces the protein MERNIENEAKLIIENFPRVISEKDPYKVLVQTILSQRTKDVNTIKASLNLFSKYTNVFEISKLSPQDIYDLIKPAGMYKQKSQRIIELSKIIVHEYSGKVPNTLEDLLNLPGVGRKTANIVLNVSFGIAALAVDTHVHRISNRLGWVKTKTPEKTEFELMKILPKKLWGPINGSMVNFGQEICRPISPKCSLCLLRKFCPSRKIR
- a CDS encoding nicotinamide-nucleotide amidohydrolase family protein translates to MKVSIIATGNELTEGLILDRNSKYIAEKLKDLGYDTIKISNIKDDLSLINLTILESLQISYIILVTGGLGPTQDDLTVQALSESLNIPTFFDEGIYKSIQDYYYKKTKKDLDILKKQSYVLKGAKILNNPIGSAPGQKIDYKGKIIYLLPGPFNEMKSIFDISIYPELKNIAKKEFKEYALYFYGLTEAEFMDQVSSLLENIDYSTKIEEYVGPSLRIRINKNEDRENIKNEIISRFQKYYIGSKKLEIQVFEELLKSSKTISFAESCTGGMISSTLVANSGSSKVFKGSVIAYSNELKTKLLAVQKETLQIKGAVSEETSKEMAYGLKSLINNCDIYVSVTGIAGPEGGTSEKPVGTVCFGFLHHNEFFSLKKVFSGDREDIRKRATYFALWNVLKIIRNENLA
- the rpsT gene encoding 30S ribosomal protein S20, giving the protein MPNKKSAEKRVKQSAKRRQRNKGYQKRIKEISKEIEKKIKENAEREELLQLLSKAFKVIDTAKSNGAVHRNYAARKKSKLHFKVKKYLGEVLEEEVSAAE
- a CDS encoding NAD(P)H-dependent glycerol-3-phosphate dehydrogenase, which translates into the protein MSKITVLGAGSWGTAITKHLNENGHTITVWDRDEDVLKDIKKGKNSRYLANVEIKTERIIVESNINQSLKEAEIIVLAIPVQFIRNILKIIDANNIKKDAIFVNLAKGIEIENLKTPSEIFYEYFPDFKYCTISGPSHAEEVAENVPTSVVVAGKDKSVNQFLQRIFSNRTFRVYSNNDLKGVEISGALKNIYAIGAGIIDGLGKWDNTKAALITRSLVEIIRYASYYGGKKETFMGLAGIGDLVVTCTSPHSRNRYVGEMLEKGKKLQDILNKMPMVAEGVYTAKAVYNDAKSRGIDMPIAFKIYETLYTDLEPKKAIYDLMTRDLKSEFY
- a CDS encoding chemotaxis protein CheW, whose translation is MEDVLSFKIINQEYALPIENIESVVDMADITPVPNSEYFIVGLINLRGRIVPVIDLARILELNVGEEHTFENILILNINNEEVGMLVDEVENVISIDPNKLEKIQSKKDIYSEKVKGVIKIQSRLIVYLDLENILNNELSK
- a CDS encoding M23 family metallopeptidase yields the protein MKKFILINFYIFVVAVLMISQLFEPPIKNSYITSSFGEYRNTGPNSHFHLGTDFSTFNRKGEPVYAGASGSVYKVWINDPLYGNAVFLYHESSDLISNYAHLSTFSQKISKYTQLVQNEFGNQRIEIIFPKGEIPVTVNEVIAYSGDTGEALAPHLHFEILKEISEELIHYDPLEFLDYQETRSKSLELIRIRSANKYFEINENGDTLVEYTGFFPRIEVHVREKLGDNSTILPKKVSLYINNILTFKLDFSKIKEEEAYSADIVYGYGSTHSVYWLKMYSDENLTPIVVNDFSAFSNLNSPL